One region of bacterium genomic DNA includes:
- the atpC gene encoding ATP synthase F1 subunit epsilon: MTFKVLISTPDKIFYNGLADSLVCPEPEGYFGVLARHAQMVAAVGTGIVKVSLANETKLIVVDGGVAEVTPEITVILADFAVLADDPADAEEKLAEAVARQVAPVFLH; the protein is encoded by the coding sequence GTGACGTTCAAAGTCCTGATTTCTACACCCGATAAAATTTTCTACAACGGCTTGGCCGATAGTCTTGTCTGTCCTGAGCCAGAGGGTTATTTCGGTGTTTTGGCGCGTCATGCCCAAATGGTGGCGGCGGTAGGAACGGGGATTGTTAAAGTGAGCTTGGCAAATGAAACCAAGCTGATCGTGGTGGATGGCGGAGTGGCGGAAGTGACTCCTGAAATTACGGTCATACTGGCTGATTTTGCTGTATTGGCTGATGATCCCGCTGATGCTGAGGAAAAGCTGGCGGAGGCTGTAGCGCGTCAGGTGGCACCTGTTTTCTTGCATTGA
- the atpG gene encoding ATP synthase F1 subunit gamma codes for MPTLKEFNVKLTRLRSTRKMTKTMKLVSVNKLRRAQDAEKRVSLISSRMFGILGRMGPSVVAGEHPLVISRKSVKKILVLLITSDRGLCGGFNNNLVKMINPWMRQQEEKGRSVLISFCGRRGYASMKNHVAVERYYEDVMVKPDFTHAHRIARELQAAFVRGRVDEVYLAYNSLQGAMSTQPVVEKIMPMDAAALTQGVGDVKSGGWMLEPSSEEVLKALLPRVISLSVYIAMLSSSVGEHSARMKAMEQASSNADNLIRQITLQRNRARQAAITTELTEIVAGAEALK; via the coding sequence ATGCCGACGCTTAAAGAATTTAATGTCAAGTTGACCCGTCTCCGAAGTACCCGGAAAATGACCAAGACCATGAAGCTGGTCTCGGTAAACAAGCTCCGGCGGGCACAGGATGCCGAGAAGCGTGTCAGCCTGATTTCAAGCCGGATGTTTGGAATTTTGGGGCGGATGGGGCCTTCTGTGGTGGCCGGTGAGCATCCGCTGGTTATTTCTCGCAAATCTGTAAAAAAAATTCTGGTATTGCTGATTACATCAGACCGGGGGTTGTGCGGTGGGTTCAACAACAATCTGGTCAAGATGATCAATCCCTGGATGAGGCAGCAGGAGGAAAAGGGACGGTCGGTATTGATTAGTTTTTGTGGTCGTCGCGGCTATGCTTCCATGAAAAACCATGTCGCAGTTGAGCGGTACTATGAAGACGTGATGGTGAAGCCGGACTTTACGCATGCCCATCGTATTGCGCGCGAACTTCAGGCGGCTTTTGTGCGGGGCCGTGTGGATGAGGTATATCTGGCCTACAATTCCCTTCAGGGCGCCATGTCAACACAGCCGGTTGTGGAAAAAATCATGCCTATGGATGCGGCGGCGTTAACGCAGGGTGTCGGGGATGTCAAATCCGGAGGCTGGATGCTGGAGCCAAGTTCCGAAGAGGTGCTGAAGGCCCTGCTTCCTCGTGTGATCAGCTTGAGCGTCTATATTGCGATGCTCAGCAGTTCGGTGGGGGAGCATAGCGCCCGCATGAAGGCGATGGAACAGGCGAGCTCGAATGCTGATAACTTGATCCGCCAGATTACGCTGCAGCGGAATCGGGCACGTCAGGCAGCGATTACAACGGAATTAACAGAGATTGTGGCGGGCGCTGAGGCGCTGAAATAA
- the atpH gene encoding ATP synthase F1 subunit delta yields the protein MKLRSRAAHRYAQALHDLATGDAALEAVGADLVKIQSDLAGSGDLRGFIGNYRYASARRMQTLEALFAARVHPLVWRFIRFLESKRRLGLLGEICADFKDQEERCQGILRGRLTSAFALSSDDVRAIALQAGSRIRKQLILETEENPELLGGCRLQVGDTVYDFSLAAQLRMIRQTMMAG from the coding sequence ATGAAGCTGCGTTCCAGAGCGGCGCACCGATATGCGCAGGCGTTGCACGATCTCGCAACAGGAGATGCGGCGCTTGAGGCTGTTGGGGCCGATCTCGTCAAGATCCAATCGGATTTAGCCGGCTCTGGTGATCTTCGCGGTTTTATCGGGAACTATCGGTACGCTTCAGCGCGGCGGATGCAAACCCTGGAGGCTCTCTTTGCGGCCCGGGTCCACCCGCTTGTCTGGCGTTTTATCCGTTTCCTGGAGTCCAAGCGGCGTCTGGGTCTTTTGGGTGAGATTTGTGCTGATTTCAAGGATCAGGAAGAGCGGTGCCAGGGAATTTTGAGAGGGCGTTTAACTTCGGCATTCGCGTTATCCTCCGATGATGTCAGGGCTATTGCATTGCAGGCGGGAAGCCGCATTAGAAAACAGTTGATTTTGGAGACGGAAGAGAACCCCGAGCTGCTGGGCGGATGCCGATTGCAGGTGGGTGATACGGTGTATGATTTCAGCTTGGCGGCGCAATTGCGTATGATCAGGCAAACGATGATGGCCGGATAA
- a CDS encoding O-acetylhomoserine aminocarboxypropyltransferase/cysteine synthase family protein encodes MSVISNKIETLALHAGQEPDSSTLSRAVPVYRTSSYVFKNAEHAANLFGLKELGNIYTRLMNPTQDVLEKRVAALEGGVAALAVASGTSAIFYAIINICQAGDEFVSAQNLYGGTYTQFNDILPHFGIKCAFVDSRNPANFAKAITPKTKLVYVETIGNPGLDVVDISAVAKIAHENGLPLVVDSTFSTPFHQRPLQQGADIVVHSLTKWIGGHGTGIGGIVVDSGKFNWKSDKFPSFTQPEASYHNLRFAYDLGPLEPLAFILRMRLVPLRNLGACIAPDNAWLFLQGLETLPLRMERHSQNAMAAAKYLQKHPAVSWVRYPGLEGDPSYLVAKKMLQNGFGGMVVFGIKGGAKAGGKFIDSLKLFSLLANVGDAKSLAIHPASTTHSQLTETQQIECGIAPELVRLSVGIEHIDDIVADLDQALKAASL; translated from the coding sequence ATGAGTGTGATCAGTAATAAGATTGAGACCTTAGCTTTGCATGCTGGACAGGAACCGGATTCCTCTACGTTGTCACGAGCGGTACCCGTTTACCGGACCAGTTCATATGTGTTCAAAAATGCGGAACATGCGGCTAATCTTTTCGGCCTGAAAGAATTGGGTAATATTTATACTCGATTGATGAATCCGACTCAGGATGTGCTTGAGAAGCGGGTTGCCGCTCTGGAGGGCGGGGTGGCCGCTTTAGCGGTTGCATCAGGCACAAGCGCAATCTTCTATGCGATCATCAACATCTGCCAGGCGGGTGATGAGTTTGTTTCTGCACAGAATCTGTACGGGGGAACCTACACGCAGTTCAACGATATCCTGCCGCATTTCGGCATTAAGTGTGCCTTTGTTGATTCGCGCAATCCCGCGAATTTCGCCAAGGCGATTACCCCGAAAACCAAGTTGGTTTATGTTGAGACCATCGGAAATCCCGGTCTTGATGTGGTGGATATTTCTGCTGTCGCCAAGATTGCGCATGAAAACGGATTACCGTTAGTGGTGGATAGTACTTTCAGCACCCCTTTTCACCAGCGTCCTCTTCAGCAGGGGGCTGATATTGTTGTGCATTCGTTGACCAAGTGGATCGGGGGCCATGGGACCGGAATTGGTGGTATCGTGGTGGATTCTGGAAAGTTTAACTGGAAGAGTGATAAATTTCCGTCATTTACTCAGCCGGAAGCGAGTTATCACAATCTTCGGTTTGCTTATGATCTCGGGCCGTTGGAGCCTTTGGCGTTCATCCTCAGGATGCGGCTGGTGCCGTTGCGTAATCTGGGTGCCTGTATTGCTCCGGATAATGCCTGGTTGTTTTTACAGGGACTTGAGACCCTTCCGTTAAGGATGGAGCGGCATAGCCAGAATGCCATGGCTGCGGCCAAATATCTCCAGAAGCATCCTGCCGTTTCGTGGGTGAGATATCCCGGGTTGGAGGGCGATCCTTCATATCTGGTAGCCAAAAAAATGCTGCAGAATGGATTTGGCGGTATGGTGGTTTTCGGTATTAAAGGTGGCGCAAAAGCCGGCGGAAAGTTTATCGACAGCCTGAAATTGTTCTCTTTGTTGGCCAATGTCGGAGATGCCAAGAGTTTAGCCATTCACCCAGCCAGCACGACTCATTCCCAGCTTACCGAAACTCAGCAGATAGAATGCGGCATTGCTCCTGAACTTGTTCGGCTTTCTGTCGGGATCGAGCACATTGATGACATTGTGGCCGATTTGGATCAGGCGCTTAAAGCTGCCTCGCTGTAA
- a CDS encoding sigma-70 family RNA polymerase sigma factor produces the protein MHIEPVKERSSTFEISDEILLGLYTKGDIKALNELIVRYKKPLYSFLWRLVASGNEVDELFQETWLRVIQKSESFEQYRFKGWIFKIAYNLVIDWSRTKRKNLSLDQTSEYADGLQTLGDTLPATGFSPDGQAANADLQIEITQALASLPVEQREVFVMRMEADMSFKEIAEIQGISINTALARMQYALTKMRKALKPLHENSERTL, from the coding sequence ATGCATATAGAACCTGTCAAAGAGCGGAGTTCTACCTTTGAAATCAGCGATGAGATTTTACTCGGGCTGTACACAAAGGGGGATATCAAAGCCCTGAATGAGTTGATTGTTCGATATAAGAAACCGTTGTACAGCTTTTTGTGGAGGCTTGTGGCATCGGGAAATGAGGTGGATGAGCTCTTTCAGGAAACATGGCTTCGCGTCATTCAGAAATCTGAGAGTTTTGAGCAATACAGGTTTAAAGGGTGGATTTTTAAAATTGCGTACAATCTGGTAATCGATTGGAGCAGAACTAAACGCAAAAATTTAAGCCTCGATCAAACGTCAGAATATGCCGATGGCTTACAGACACTGGGAGACACCTTACCCGCCACAGGGTTTAGTCCCGATGGGCAGGCGGCCAATGCTGACCTTCAAATAGAGATCACACAGGCACTGGCAAGCCTGCCCGTAGAACAAAGGGAGGTATTTGTAATGAGAATGGAAGCCGATATGTCTTTTAAAGAAATTGCCGAGATACAAGGGATCTCGATAAATACCGCCTTAGCCAGAATGCAGTATGCCTTAACAAAAATGAGAAAAGCATTAAAACCCCTGCATGAAAATTCAGAGAGGACGCTATGA
- a CDS encoding LptE family protein: MKINKLFTPISLLGALVLLLITGGCAGYHLGNTLPPGITSIFIPVFINDSREPGLETTVTAATIQEFQKDGSLKVLQKNQANSLLEVRIKKSELEPLRYRRDQAITANEYRLTLTADVILRKLPGNEVMVNTTGVIGFTTFTALADLPSARRAALPKAAADLGQRIVKCVVEYW, encoded by the coding sequence ATGAAAATAAATAAGCTATTTACGCCCATCTCATTACTAGGTGCTCTCGTACTGCTACTCATCACAGGCGGGTGCGCAGGCTATCATCTGGGGAATACGCTTCCTCCGGGCATTACCTCCATTTTTATTCCCGTTTTCATCAATGACTCGCGAGAGCCTGGCTTAGAAACAACTGTTACCGCAGCCACCATTCAGGAGTTTCAGAAAGATGGCTCTCTCAAAGTCCTGCAAAAGAACCAAGCTAACAGCCTGCTGGAAGTCAGGATTAAAAAGTCGGAATTGGAGCCCCTTCGCTATCGACGCGACCAGGCTATCACAGCAAACGAATACCGCCTGACACTGACAGCAGATGTGATATTACGGAAGCTTCCCGGCAACGAAGTCATGGTGAATACGACGGGTGTGATTGGATTCACCACCTTTACAGCCCTTGCCGATCTTCCCAGCGCCCGACGCGCAGCACTGCCCAAGGCTGCCGCAGATCTCGGTCAACGAATTGTGAAATGTGTTGTCGAGTACTGGTAA
- the atpD gene encoding F0F1 ATP synthase subunit beta: MEKTVVNGKVAQVLGPVVDVEFPENQLPFILTALKVTNPYIDDQEWNLTLEVSQHLGNNLVRAIAMDATDGLVRGAEVKNTGERITVPVGPGTLGRVMNLLGDPIDAAGPIPCEVRMPIHRAAPLFQDQDTKDSILVTGIKVIDLLAPYKKGGKIGLFGGAGVGKTVLIQELIRNIATEHGGYSVFAGVGERTREGTQLYREMRESGVIKKTSMVFGQMNEPPGARARVALSALTVAEYFRDELRQDVLLFIDNIFRFTQAGSEVSALLGRIPSAVGYQPTLGTDMGELQERITSTKNGSITSIQAVYVPADDYTDPAPATTFAHLDATTELSRAISELGIYPAVDPLASSSSVLSPEIVGEEHYQVARGVQEILQRYKELQDIIAILGMDELSEEDRLTVERARKVQKFLSQPFFVAEQFTGMAGAYVQIADTVRSFKEILDGKHDKVPEQAFYMVGRIEDVLVKAKKLAGGKA; the protein is encoded by the coding sequence ATGGAAAAAACGGTGGTGAACGGTAAAGTGGCTCAGGTGCTTGGCCCGGTGGTCGATGTTGAATTTCCGGAGAACCAGCTGCCTTTTATTTTGACAGCGCTGAAGGTTACCAATCCTTATATCGATGATCAGGAATGGAATCTGACGCTTGAGGTATCACAGCATCTTGGCAACAATCTGGTTCGTGCCATTGCCATGGATGCAACGGATGGGTTGGTGCGTGGCGCCGAAGTTAAAAATACCGGAGAGCGAATCACGGTTCCTGTCGGACCGGGGACGTTGGGCCGAGTCATGAATTTGTTGGGGGATCCCATTGATGCGGCGGGACCGATTCCCTGTGAGGTTCGCATGCCGATTCACCGTGCCGCTCCTCTTTTCCAGGATCAGGATACCAAGGACAGCATTCTGGTTACCGGGATCAAGGTGATTGATCTTCTTGCCCCATACAAAAAAGGTGGCAAGATTGGGTTGTTTGGCGGGGCCGGTGTCGGAAAGACCGTGCTGATTCAGGAATTGATTCGTAATATCGCCACGGAGCATGGTGGTTATTCTGTGTTTGCCGGGGTTGGTGAGCGCACACGTGAGGGAACTCAGCTTTACCGGGAAATGCGCGAATCTGGAGTGATTAAGAAAACATCCATGGTGTTCGGGCAGATGAATGAGCCGCCAGGTGCTCGCGCTCGAGTCGCCCTGTCCGCGTTGACTGTGGCTGAATATTTCCGTGATGAGTTGCGGCAGGATGTATTGCTGTTTATCGATAATATTTTTCGTTTCACCCAGGCCGGATCTGAGGTTTCGGCCTTGTTAGGACGTATTCCTTCGGCAGTAGGCTACCAGCCGACTTTGGGTACTGATATGGGTGAATTGCAGGAGCGTATCACCTCGACCAAGAATGGCTCCATTACCTCCATTCAGGCGGTTTATGTTCCCGCTGACGACTATACCGATCCCGCCCCGGCGACGACCTTTGCGCATTTGGATGCCACGACGGAACTGTCCCGCGCGATCTCCGAGCTTGGCATTTATCCGGCTGTGGATCCCCTGGCGTCCTCCTCCTCAGTTCTTTCACCGGAAATTGTCGGGGAAGAACATTATCAGGTTGCACGTGGGGTGCAGGAGATTCTTCAGCGCTATAAGGAATTGCAGGACATCATTGCGATTCTGGGTATGGATGAGCTTTCTGAAGAAGATCGGCTTACGGTTGAGCGTGCCCGTAAAGTTCAGAAATTTCTTTCACAGCCCTTCTTTGTCGCCGAACAATTCACCGGCATGGCGGGTGCCTATGTGCAGATTGCCGATACCGTCAGGTCTTTCAAGGAAATTCTGGATGGTAAGCATGATAAGGTTCCTGAGCAGGCCTTCTACATGGTCGGAAGAATTGAGGATGTGCTTGTGAAAGCTAAAAAACTCGCGGGAGGCAAGGCGTGA
- the rsfS gene encoding ribosome silencing factor, whose protein sequence is MMESLELMRCAKEALLSKKAANITVFDVRNTSPVTDYYMIASGSTAAQLKAMASAVSTSLKSTGFTIRVSGAPEDGWVVVDLFDVVIHIFQTEVREYYSIEELWADSPRVE, encoded by the coding sequence ATGATGGAATCACTAGAGTTAATGCGTTGTGCGAAAGAAGCTTTGCTGTCAAAAAAGGCGGCCAATATCACAGTCTTTGATGTTCGTAATACATCACCGGTTACTGATTATTACATGATTGCGTCCGGTTCGACCGCTGCCCAATTAAAGGCCATGGCCAGCGCTGTGAGCACGTCCCTTAAATCTACTGGATTTACGATCCGCGTAAGCGGGGCGCCTGAGGATGGCTGGGTTGTGGTGGACTTATTTGATGTGGTTATCCACATCTTCCAAACTGAGGTCCGGGAATATTATTCCATAGAAGAGTTGTGGGCTGATAGTCCTCGGGTAGAGTAG
- the rpsT gene encoding 30S ribosomal protein S20 → MPNIKSAGKRAKQALVRRVRNRSTKSEIATMRRVFVDAVESKDKSKAMKEFSAFCSLLDKSAKRGIIKPNTADRRKARAAAMVGKVG, encoded by the coding sequence ATGCCGAATATCAAGAGTGCAGGCAAGCGCGCCAAACAGGCGCTGGTCCGGCGGGTGCGGAATCGCAGCACCAAGAGTGAAATTGCGACTATGCGACGCGTCTTTGTGGATGCGGTGGAATCGAAGGATAAGAGCAAGGCCATGAAGGAATTCAGCGCATTTTGCTCGCTCCTTGATAAGTCCGCCAAGCGGGGTATTATTAAGCCGAATACAGCGGATCGTCGTAAGGCGCGTGCTGCTGCTATGGTTGGCAAGGTTGGCTGA
- a CDS encoding homocysteine S-methyltransferase family protein, translating to MAKQKITAAIKAGRVLVSDGAWGTFLQKKGMQPGECPELWCVTHRDAVMDIAKGYIAAGSDMIETDSFGGTRCKLEHFGLADRTRELNKAAASISREAAGSDKWVIASVGPTGMMTAMGDVTEDDFYTFFKEQVMALEAGGADAICIETMSALDESVAAIRAARENTGCEVICTLTYERTHQGTYRTMMGVSPSEAARATVAAGAHIIGTNCGNGMERMIDIVKELKLAAPATPIMVQANAGLPKNVNGIDVFPESPADMAGRVAELVAAGAAIIGGCCGTTPAHIAAVKQAVSRLKA from the coding sequence ATGGCAAAACAAAAAATTACTGCTGCGATCAAGGCCGGGCGAGTTTTGGTGTCTGATGGGGCATGGGGGACGTTTCTTCAGAAAAAAGGGATGCAGCCAGGTGAGTGTCCTGAATTGTGGTGTGTTACGCACCGTGACGCTGTGATGGATATTGCCAAAGGCTACATTGCGGCCGGTTCGGACATGATTGAAACGGATAGCTTTGGTGGAACCCGGTGTAAGCTGGAGCATTTCGGTCTGGCAGACCGTACTCGGGAACTGAATAAGGCGGCGGCATCGATTTCGCGAGAGGCCGCCGGATCTGATAAATGGGTTATCGCCTCGGTTGGGCCTACCGGTATGATGACGGCTATGGGGGATGTGACTGAAGACGATTTCTATACTTTTTTTAAAGAGCAGGTTATGGCGCTTGAAGCCGGTGGCGCTGATGCAATTTGCATCGAGACTATGAGTGCCTTGGATGAGTCGGTTGCAGCTATCAGGGCGGCAAGAGAGAATACCGGCTGTGAGGTGATATGCACGCTTACCTATGAGCGAACCCATCAAGGAACCTATCGGACGATGATGGGTGTTTCTCCCTCCGAGGCCGCACGTGCGACGGTTGCGGCCGGGGCCCACATTATTGGTACCAATTGTGGTAATGGGATGGAGCGTATGATTGATATTGTTAAGGAGCTTAAGCTGGCGGCTCCAGCAACCCCCATTATGGTTCAGGCAAATGCAGGGTTGCCGAAGAATGTGAACGGAATTGATGTGTTTCCGGAATCACCGGCCGACATGGCTGGACGTGTTGCTGAATTGGTTGCGGCTGGTGCTGCCATTATTGGCGGCTGTTGCGGGACCACTCCCGCGCATATTGCTGCTGTGAAGCAGGCTGTAAGCCGATTGAAGGCCTAA
- the atpA gene encoding F0F1 ATP synthase subunit alpha: protein MAVDLRPEEIASILRKQISEFDQKIDVSETGTVLSVGDGIAHVDGLTGVMAGELIEFREGLTGLVLNLEEDNVGVAIFGEDREIKEGDTVRRTGKIASVPVGEAVAGRVVDALGRPIDGGPAIKSTEMRKIEIKAPGIIDRADVREPLQTGIKVIDALTPIGRGQRELIIGDRKTGKTSLAIDTIINQRGENVMCFYVAIGQKRSTVVQVCEKLKKYGAMEYTTVIAATASDPAPMQYLAGYTGCAMAEYFRDSGRHALIIFDDLTKQAQAYRQLSLLLRRPPGREAFPGDIFYLHSRLLERAAKLSPEKGGGSLTALPIVETQASDVSAYIPTNVISITDGQIFLETDAFNAGQRPAINPGISVSRVGGDAQLKAMKQTAGSLRLELAQYRELAGFSQFASDLDPATRKQLDRGRRLMELMKQNVHATIPVAKQVAVIYAGTQGYLDSIPVTKIRTFEDELYEALDRGPCEYLTLFAQAKAMTTEVKAALDAVLKRLSVKTA, encoded by the coding sequence ATGGCTGTTGATTTAAGACCTGAAGAAATTGCGTCTATTCTGAGAAAACAAATCTCGGAGTTTGATCAGAAAATAGACGTATCCGAAACTGGAACCGTGTTAAGCGTGGGTGATGGGATCGCCCATGTCGATGGCTTGACCGGTGTGATGGCTGGGGAGTTGATCGAGTTCCGCGAGGGGCTGACAGGTCTGGTTCTCAATCTCGAAGAGGATAACGTCGGGGTAGCCATTTTTGGTGAGGATCGTGAAATCAAAGAAGGGGATACCGTTCGTCGTACGGGTAAAATTGCTTCAGTGCCTGTAGGGGAGGCGGTTGCCGGACGCGTCGTGGACGCATTAGGACGTCCCATTGATGGCGGGCCCGCCATCAAGAGTACTGAGATGCGGAAAATCGAGATTAAGGCCCCGGGCATTATTGATCGTGCTGACGTGCGTGAGCCGCTTCAGACCGGAATCAAAGTGATTGATGCCTTGACCCCCATCGGGCGGGGACAGCGTGAGTTGATCATTGGTGATCGTAAAACAGGGAAGACCTCGCTTGCCATCGATACGATCATCAACCAGCGCGGCGAGAACGTGATGTGTTTCTATGTCGCCATCGGGCAGAAGCGCTCAACCGTGGTGCAGGTGTGTGAGAAGCTGAAAAAATACGGCGCGATGGAATATACGACGGTCATCGCCGCAACGGCTTCCGATCCTGCCCCCATGCAGTATCTCGCGGGTTATACCGGTTGCGCCATGGCTGAGTATTTCCGGGACAGTGGCCGGCATGCACTGATTATTTTTGATGACTTGACCAAGCAGGCACAGGCCTATCGCCAGTTGTCCCTGCTGTTGCGTCGACCACCGGGCCGTGAGGCGTTTCCCGGGGATATTTTCTATCTACACAGCCGGTTGCTGGAGCGCGCTGCCAAGTTGAGCCCTGAGAAGGGGGGCGGAAGCCTGACGGCGTTGCCGATCGTGGAAACCCAGGCGAGCGACGTTTCGGCCTATATCCCGACGAATGTCATTTCGATTACAGATGGGCAGATTTTCCTTGAGACGGATGCGTTTAATGCCGGGCAGCGGCCCGCGATCAATCCCGGAATTTCAGTTTCGCGTGTGGGTGGTGACGCCCAGTTGAAGGCCATGAAGCAGACCGCGGGTTCCCTGCGTTTGGAGTTGGCGCAGTACCGTGAACTGGCAGGCTTTTCGCAATTCGCCTCGGACTTGGATCCGGCAACGCGCAAGCAGCTTGATCGTGGTCGACGGCTCATGGAACTTATGAAGCAAAACGTTCACGCGACGATTCCCGTGGCCAAGCAGGTGGCGGTCATCTATGCCGGCACTCAAGGGTACTTGGATTCCATCCCGGTGACTAAAATCAGAACGTTTGAGGATGAATTGTATGAGGCTCTGGATCGCGGTCCCTGTGAATATTTGACTTTGTTTGCGCAGGCCAAAGCGATGACGACCGAGGTTAAGGCGGCCTTGGATGCTGTACTGAAACGTTTGTCTGTGAAGACGGCTTGA
- the nadD gene encoding nicotinate-nucleotide adenylyltransferase, whose translation MDTLLQRPRLGVLGGTFNPVHLGHLIMAQDAIERFELTKVMFVPCAQPPHKSSYELPVAHHRLAMLEAAIEGDLQFEVSDMEIQRGGTSYTIDSMRILAEHHPDMELCFIIGADSLMELHLWKDIELLLKLCRIVTIARPGIDLAALAKSDLKLPAPWPERLLADVRGGHLIDISSTDIRYRVAEGMSIRYLVSPAVDMYITEHSLYRR comes from the coding sequence GTGGATACCCTTTTACAGCGTCCAAGACTTGGGGTTCTGGGAGGAACCTTTAATCCTGTGCATTTGGGGCATTTAATTATGGCTCAGGATGCCATTGAGCGGTTTGAGCTTACGAAAGTGATGTTTGTCCCTTGTGCTCAACCTCCCCATAAATCTTCATATGAACTACCTGTGGCACACCATCGTCTTGCCATGTTGGAAGCGGCGATTGAAGGGGATTTGCAGTTTGAAGTGTCTGACATGGAGATTCAGCGGGGCGGGACATCCTATACCATTGATTCCATGCGGATATTGGCGGAGCATCATCCCGATATGGAATTATGCTTCATAATAGGGGCTGATTCCCTTATGGAACTGCATCTTTGGAAGGATATTGAACTTTTGCTAAAACTTTGCCGGATTGTGACGATCGCCCGTCCTGGCATTGATCTCGCCGCATTGGCAAAGTCGGATTTGAAACTTCCCGCGCCTTGGCCAGAAAGGTTGCTGGCGGATGTAAGGGGTGGGCACCTGATAGATATCTCTTCAACGGATATCCGGTACCGGGTGGCTGAGGGAATGTCTATTCGTTATCTTGTGTCTCCTGCCGTAGATATGTATATTACCGAGCATTCCCTATACAGGAGATGA